From a region of the Mycobacterium sp. SMC-8 genome:
- a CDS encoding YbhN family protein: protein MSHDAPPSDTQTGPAGPGRSRGRYWWLRWALIALAVIVLTVELALVRDQLAKAWASLRSADWLWVLAAAVAAMASMHSFAQIQRTLLRSAGVRVHQWRSEAAFYAGNALSTTLPGGPVLSATFIYRQQRLWGASPLVASWQLVMSGVLQVIGLALLGLGGAFLLGASKNPLSLIFSLGGFLALILLAQAVASRPELLDGIGVRVLTWANSVRGKPLDTGLAKWREILTQLEAVHLSRRDLGKAFSWSLFNWIADVACLLFACYATGGHPSLAGVTVAYAAARAVGSIPLMPGGLLVVEAVLVPGLVSSGMSLASAISAMLVYRLISWIFISVIGWVVFFFMFRTESALDPDINGDVPGDPAPPAQFSPDPEAFHPPDEKSGAPPEDPGR from the coding sequence GTGTCTCACGACGCGCCCCCGAGCGACACCCAGACCGGCCCGGCCGGGCCGGGTCGCAGTCGCGGCAGGTACTGGTGGCTGCGCTGGGCGCTGATCGCGCTCGCCGTCATCGTGCTGACCGTGGAACTCGCGCTCGTGCGGGACCAGTTGGCCAAGGCGTGGGCCAGTCTGCGGTCGGCCGACTGGCTGTGGGTGCTGGCCGCCGCGGTCGCGGCGATGGCATCGATGCACAGCTTCGCCCAGATCCAGCGCACGCTGCTGCGTTCGGCCGGCGTGCGGGTGCATCAGTGGCGCTCGGAGGCGGCGTTCTACGCCGGCAACGCGCTGTCCACCACACTGCCCGGCGGCCCGGTGCTCTCGGCGACGTTCATCTACCGGCAGCAGCGGCTGTGGGGCGCCTCGCCGCTGGTGGCGTCGTGGCAGCTGGTGATGTCCGGGGTGTTGCAGGTCATCGGGCTCGCCCTGCTGGGTCTGGGCGGTGCGTTCCTGCTCGGCGCGAGCAAGAACCCGCTGTCACTGATCTTCTCCCTCGGCGGGTTCCTCGCGCTGATCCTGCTGGCGCAGGCCGTCGCCAGCCGGCCGGAGCTGCTCGACGGCATCGGCGTGCGGGTGCTGACGTGGGCCAACTCGGTGCGCGGCAAGCCCCTGGACACGGGACTGGCGAAGTGGCGCGAGATCCTGACCCAGCTGGAAGCAGTGCACCTGAGCCGGCGGGACCTGGGCAAGGCGTTCAGCTGGTCCCTGTTCAACTGGATCGCCGACGTCGCATGCCTGCTGTTCGCCTGCTACGCCACCGGCGGGCACCCGTCGCTGGCCGGTGTCACCGTCGCATACGCGGCCGCCCGCGCCGTCGGATCGATCCCGCTGATGCCCGGTGGTCTGCTGGTGGTCGAGGCGGTGCTGGTGCCCGGCCTGGTCTCGAGCGGGATGTCGCTGGCGTCGGCGATCTCGGCGATGCTGGTCTACCGGCTGATCAGCTGGATCTTCATTTCGGTCATCGGCTGGGTGGTGTTCTTCTTCATGTTCCGCACCGAGAGCGCCCTGGACCCCGACATCAACGGCGACGTCCCCGGCGATCCCGCGCCGCCGGCCCAATTCAGCCCGGACCCGGAGGCGTTCCACCCGCCCGACGAGAAATCCGGTGCGCCACCCGAGGATCCGGGTCGCTAG
- a CDS encoding MMPL family transporter, which translates to MFAWWGRTVYQYRYIVIGVMVALCLGGGVYGISLGQHVTQSGFYDEGSQSVHASLVSDEAYGRDRTSHVVAILTPPDGKKVTDPQWIEKVTGELNDVVAEHPDQIVSWVGWLRAPDSTAETVQQMKTEDGSKTFISIPLKGDDDDEILKNYQVVEPDLQKVNDGNIALAGLQPLASELTGTIGEDQKRAEVAAIPLVAVVLFFVFGGVIAAALPAIIGGLTIAGALGIMRLFAEFMPVHFFAQPVVTLMGLGIAIDYGLFMVSRFREEIAEGYDTEAAVRRTVMTSGRTVMFSAVILVASSVPLLLFPQGFLKSITYAIIASVMLAAILSVTVLPAAFAILGRNVDALGVRTLLRVPFFRNWKPMRVYLEWLAEKTQKTKTRAEVEKGFWGRLVNVVMKRPIAFAAPILIVMILLVIPLGQLALGGISEKYLPPDNGVRQAQEDFDRSFPGFRTEPLTLVIERQDGEAVTDQQLAEIRAKAMTISGFTDPDNDPSKMWQERSVQEGGSEDPSIRVIQNGLVNRNDASQKIDELRSIQPPRGIDISVGGTPALEQDSIHSLFDRLPLMGLVLIVTTTILMFLAFGSIVLPIKAALMSALTLGSTMGILTWMFVDGHGSGLMNYTPQPLMAPMIGLIIAVIWGLSTDYEVFLVSRMVEARERGMSTAEAIRIGTATTGRLITGAALVLAVVAGAFVFSDLVMMKYLAFGLLIALLLDATIIRMFLVPAIMKLLGDDCWWAPRWMKRVQEKLGLGETELPDERKRPLIRETAPAEALVGAGGPPLPARPLPPHDPTHPAPGGRPPGPTTRIPAPPRTADPSAVGTARIPGAPPRPPVPPQPEQEAPTTRFGIAKNAVRNAVSNATAAAQRATEKSAPPPAQPREEREIESWLGDLRGTGASGAGPAAPAPLRPSAEPTHAMPDTSEPTTAIPSGKVAQEDDGDDASTRAIPAARQTDADAATEKLNTRPDQDPKRRGSNGLSAQDLLRREGRL; encoded by the coding sequence GTGTTCGCCTGGTGGGGTCGAACGGTGTACCAGTACCGATACATAGTGATCGGTGTCATGGTCGCACTGTGCCTGGGCGGCGGCGTCTACGGCATCAGCCTGGGACAGCACGTCACACAGAGCGGTTTCTATGACGAGGGCAGCCAGTCGGTGCACGCGTCGCTGGTCTCCGACGAGGCCTACGGGCGCGACCGGACCAGCCATGTGGTGGCGATCCTCACTCCGCCGGACGGAAAGAAGGTCACCGACCCACAGTGGATCGAAAAGGTCACCGGCGAGCTGAACGACGTGGTGGCCGAGCACCCGGATCAGATCGTCAGCTGGGTGGGCTGGTTGCGGGCCCCCGACAGCACGGCCGAGACCGTGCAGCAGATGAAGACCGAGGACGGCTCCAAGACCTTCATCAGCATTCCGCTCAAGGGCGACGACGACGACGAGATCCTGAAGAACTACCAGGTCGTCGAACCGGACCTGCAGAAGGTCAACGACGGCAACATCGCGCTCGCCGGCCTGCAGCCGCTGGCCAGTGAACTCACCGGCACCATCGGCGAGGACCAGAAGCGCGCCGAGGTCGCGGCGATCCCGCTGGTCGCGGTGGTGCTGTTCTTCGTGTTCGGCGGCGTGATCGCCGCGGCCCTTCCCGCGATCATCGGCGGTCTGACCATCGCCGGCGCACTGGGCATCATGCGGCTGTTCGCAGAGTTCATGCCGGTGCACTTCTTCGCCCAGCCCGTCGTCACGCTGATGGGCCTCGGCATCGCGATCGACTACGGCCTGTTCATGGTGAGCCGGTTCCGTGAGGAGATCGCCGAGGGCTACGACACCGAGGCCGCCGTGCGCCGCACGGTGATGACTTCGGGCCGCACCGTGATGTTCTCCGCGGTGATCCTGGTCGCGTCGTCGGTGCCGCTGCTGCTGTTCCCGCAGGGCTTCCTGAAGTCGATCACCTACGCGATCATCGCGTCGGTCATGCTCGCGGCGATCCTGTCGGTCACCGTGCTGCCCGCCGCGTTCGCGATCCTGGGCCGCAATGTCGACGCGCTCGGGGTGCGCACGCTGCTGCGGGTACCGTTCTTCCGCAACTGGAAGCCGATGCGGGTCTACTTGGAGTGGCTGGCCGAGAAGACCCAGAAGACCAAGACCCGCGCCGAGGTCGAGAAGGGTTTCTGGGGCCGGCTGGTCAACGTCGTGATGAAGCGGCCGATCGCGTTCGCCGCGCCCATCCTGATCGTGATGATCCTGCTCGTCATCCCGCTGGGACAGCTGGCCCTCGGCGGCATCAGCGAGAAATACCTGCCGCCCGACAACGGGGTGCGTCAGGCGCAGGAGGACTTCGACCGCAGCTTCCCGGGCTTCCGCACCGAGCCGCTGACTCTGGTGATCGAGCGTCAGGACGGTGAAGCGGTCACCGACCAGCAGCTCGCCGAGATCCGCGCCAAGGCGATGACGATCAGCGGGTTCACCGACCCGGACAACGATCCGTCGAAGATGTGGCAGGAGCGGTCCGTCCAGGAGGGCGGTTCGGAGGATCCGTCCATCCGGGTGATCCAGAACGGTCTGGTGAATCGCAACGACGCCTCCCAGAAGATCGACGAGCTCCGGTCCATCCAGCCGCCGCGCGGCATCGACATCTCCGTCGGCGGCACCCCCGCGCTGGAACAGGACAGCATCCACAGCCTGTTCGACCGGCTGCCGCTGATGGGCCTGGTGCTGATCGTCACCACCACGATCCTGATGTTCCTGGCGTTCGGGTCGATCGTGCTACCGATCAAGGCCGCGCTGATGAGCGCGCTGACGCTCGGGTCAACGATGGGCATCCTGACCTGGATGTTCGTCGACGGCCACGGGTCGGGCCTGATGAACTACACGCCGCAGCCGCTGATGGCGCCGATGATCGGCCTGATCATCGCCGTGATCTGGGGTCTGTCCACCGACTACGAGGTGTTCCTGGTGTCGCGCATGGTCGAGGCCCGCGAGCGCGGAATGTCGACCGCCGAGGCGATCCGCATCGGCACCGCCACCACCGGCCGCCTGATCACCGGCGCCGCGCTGGTGCTGGCCGTCGTCGCGGGCGCTTTCGTGTTCTCCGACCTGGTGATGATGAAGTATCTGGCGTTCGGTCTGTTGATCGCGCTGCTCCTGGACGCGACGATCATCCGGATGTTCCTGGTGCCCGCGATCATGAAGCTGCTCGGCGACGACTGCTGGTGGGCGCCGCGCTGGATGAAGCGGGTCCAGGAGAAGCTGGGTCTCGGCGAGACCGAGCTCCCCGACGAGCGCAAGCGTCCGCTGATCCGGGAGACGGCGCCGGCCGAGGCGCTGGTCGGCGCCGGTGGCCCGCCGTTGCCGGCGCGGCCGCTGCCGCCGCACGATCCGACCCATCCCGCGCCCGGTGGACGCCCGCCCGGACCGACGACGCGGATCCCGGCCCCGCCGCGGACCGCCGACCCGTCGGCAGTGGGCACCGCACGCATCCCCGGGGCGCCGCCCCGCCCGCCCGTGCCGCCGCAGCCCGAACAGGAAGCCCCGACCACCCGGTTCGGCATCGCCAAGAACGCGGTGCGCAACGCGGTCAGCAACGCCACCGCGGCCGCCCAGCGCGCCACCGAGAAGTCCGCTCCCCCGCCGGCGCAGCCGCGGGAGGAGCGGGAGATCGAGTCGTGGCTCGGTGATCTGCGGGGCACCGGCGCGTCCGGCGCCGGCCCGGCCGCACCTGCGCCGCTGCGGCCGTCCGCCGAGCCGACCCACGCCATGCCCGACACCAGCGAGCCGACCACGGCGATTCCGTCCGGCAAGGTTGCGCAGGAGGACGACGGCGACGACGCCAGCACGCGGGCCATCCCCGCCGCGCGGCAGACCGATGCCGACGCCGCCACCGAGAAGTTGAACACGCGGCCGGACCAGGATCCGAAGCGTCGCGGCAGCAACGGGCTCAGCGCGCAGGACCTCCTGCGCCGCGAAGGCCGGCTCTGA
- a CDS encoding HAMP domain-containing sensor histidine kinase, whose translation MPRLPRFLRSASLRTRVAIAAAAAAAAVVAAFTILTSLVLAGNDEAQLDRRLDAIVDASVYPDQLSDPRRGVLQTGRARSSGQVVYQRGFQLPPLPPGTDTVMVNGVEYRVRTIPSEQEGGVLMSIGIRADSILLSRARIPFYIGVGVVTVLLAGVLGWLLAGAAIRPLRKLTEHTKRLDHGTAQIPAVHGVREAEDLSEAMSAMLDRLAAAQRATTNSLQAAQDFAANAAHELRTPLTAMRADLDTLRIHNLPEEEREEVVADLSRAQRRVEAIITALGQLASGQLAQDEDREVIDVTDMLDRVGRENMRVRRDVQIEIDAADDLGTVLGWPGGLRLAVDNLVRNAVTHGQAGRIVLAAHRDGGVVTIVVDDNGRGLPAEEHEAVLGRFSRGSTAASGGSGLGLALVAQQAALHGGTITLSDSPLGGLRATLTISNDLAPQEFSG comes from the coding sequence GTGCCCCGCCTTCCACGATTCCTGCGATCGGCGTCCCTGCGCACCAGGGTGGCGATCGCCGCGGCCGCCGCCGCGGCAGCGGTGGTCGCGGCGTTCACGATTCTGACCTCGCTGGTGCTGGCCGGCAACGACGAGGCACAGCTGGACCGCCGGTTGGATGCGATCGTCGACGCCAGCGTCTACCCGGACCAGCTGTCCGATCCCCGGCGCGGGGTGCTGCAGACCGGCCGGGCGCGCTCGTCGGGCCAGGTCGTCTACCAGCGCGGCTTCCAGCTGCCGCCGCTGCCGCCGGGGACCGACACCGTCATGGTCAACGGCGTCGAATACCGTGTGCGCACCATCCCGTCCGAGCAGGAGGGCGGGGTGCTGATGTCGATTGGTATCCGCGCCGACAGCATCCTGCTGAGCCGGGCCAGGATCCCGTTCTACATCGGGGTCGGGGTGGTCACCGTGCTGCTCGCCGGGGTGCTGGGCTGGTTGCTGGCCGGCGCGGCGATCAGGCCGTTGCGCAAACTGACCGAACACACCAAACGGCTCGACCACGGCACCGCGCAGATCCCGGCGGTACACGGGGTGCGGGAGGCTGAGGACCTGTCCGAGGCGATGAGCGCGATGCTGGACCGGCTCGCCGCCGCGCAGCGGGCCACCACGAATTCGCTGCAGGCCGCCCAGGACTTCGCCGCCAACGCCGCCCACGAGCTGCGCACCCCGCTGACCGCGATGCGGGCCGACCTCGACACCCTGCGCATCCACAACCTGCCCGAGGAGGAACGCGAGGAGGTGGTCGCCGACCTGTCGCGCGCTCAGCGCCGGGTCGAGGCCATCATCACCGCGCTCGGTCAGCTGGCGTCGGGGCAGCTCGCGCAGGACGAGGACCGCGAGGTCATCGACGTAACCGACATGCTCGACCGGGTGGGCCGCGAGAACATGCGGGTCCGCCGGGACGTGCAGATCGAGATCGACGCCGCCGACGACCTCGGCACCGTGCTGGGCTGGCCGGGCGGCCTGCGGCTGGCGGTGGACAACCTGGTGCGCAACGCCGTGACCCACGGGCAGGCCGGCCGCATCGTGCTCGCCGCGCACCGCGACGGCGGTGTGGTCACCATCGTCGTCGACGACAACGGCCGCGGCCTGCCCGCCGAGGAACACGAGGCGGTGCTGGGCCGGTTCTCCCGGGGCAGCACCGCCGCATCCGGGGGTTCTGGGCTGGGTCTGGCGCTGGTCGCGCAGCAGGCGGCGCTGCACGGCGGGACGATCACGCTGTCCGACAGCCCGCTCGGGGGTCTGCGCGCAACCCTGACGATCTCCAACGATCTTGCACCGCAGGAGTTTTCAGGCTGA
- a CDS encoding heme-binding protein encodes MVFSAPAVRRTVLGVLGAGAVSGGMLFGALPSASAQPAPPPPNCTAADFSGVASGVSAATSAYLFTHPDVNAFLTGLHGKPHEQIRTEVADYLAMHPQVEAELRGVRQPLTDIKHRCGFTPDDPDGPNFP; translated from the coding sequence ATGGTGTTCTCGGCCCCAGCTGTGCGTCGCACGGTCCTGGGTGTGCTCGGCGCAGGCGCGGTTTCCGGCGGGATGCTGTTCGGTGCCCTGCCCTCGGCCTCTGCTCAGCCCGCTCCGCCACCGCCGAACTGCACGGCAGCCGACTTCTCCGGGGTTGCCTCCGGTGTCTCCGCGGCCACGTCGGCCTACCTGTTCACCCACCCCGACGTGAACGCGTTCCTGACCGGCCTGCACGGCAAGCCGCACGAGCAGATCCGCACCGAGGTCGCCGACTACCTGGCCATGCATCCGCAGGTCGAAGCCGAGCTGCGCGGTGTCCGCCAGCCGCTGACCGACATCAAGCATCGTTGCGGGTTCACCCCTGACGACCCCGACGGCCCGAACTTCCCGTAA
- a CDS encoding AI-2E family transporter: MSGGPSFDTVADESVSPLVRKAAAWSWRLLVILGAIVALLWMMLRLEILVVPVALATILAALLMPVVDFLDRRGAPRGGAVALVLLTGFALFGGLLTFVVNQFIEGAPDLVTQVSTSIEGLVRWLTDGPLAVSPAQINQARDEAIEALRSNQEKLTSGALSTAGTLTEIITGALLMLFTLIFLLHGGRTIFAFITRVFPSHVRDRVRDAGRAGFHSLIGYVRATFLVALVDATGIGIGLAIMGIPLALPLASLVFLGAFIPLVGAVVTGFLAVIVALIAKGWIYGLITLGLIIAVQQLEGHVLQPLVMGRAVSIHPLAIVLVIAGGGVLAGIVGALLAVPALAFINSAMRVLVADDPAAEQAAMEADEGPVVRAEPDDIETEVPRE, from the coding sequence ATGTCAGGTGGCCCGTCCTTCGACACCGTGGCCGACGAGTCGGTCAGCCCACTGGTCAGGAAGGCGGCGGCCTGGTCGTGGCGACTGCTGGTGATCCTCGGCGCGATCGTCGCGTTGCTGTGGATGATGCTGCGGCTGGAGATCCTGGTGGTGCCCGTCGCGCTGGCCACCATCCTGGCCGCGCTGCTGATGCCGGTCGTGGACTTCCTGGACCGTCGCGGCGCCCCCCGCGGCGGGGCGGTGGCGCTGGTGCTGCTGACGGGCTTCGCGCTGTTCGGCGGCCTGCTCACGTTCGTGGTCAACCAGTTCATCGAAGGCGCGCCGGATCTGGTCACCCAGGTGTCGACCAGCATCGAGGGGCTGGTCCGGTGGTTGACCGACGGCCCGCTCGCCGTCAGCCCGGCGCAGATCAACCAGGCCCGCGACGAGGCGATCGAAGCGTTGCGCAGCAACCAGGAGAAGTTGACCAGCGGTGCGCTGTCGACCGCCGGCACCCTGACCGAGATCATCACCGGTGCGCTGCTGATGCTGTTCACCCTGATCTTCCTGCTGCACGGCGGACGCACCATCTTCGCGTTCATCACCCGGGTGTTCCCGTCGCACGTGCGTGACCGGGTCCGCGACGCCGGCCGCGCCGGGTTCCATTCGCTGATCGGGTATGTGCGCGCGACGTTCCTGGTGGCGCTCGTCGACGCCACCGGTATCGGCATCGGGCTGGCGATCATGGGGATCCCGTTGGCGCTGCCGCTGGCGTCCCTGGTGTTCCTCGGCGCGTTCATCCCGCTGGTCGGCGCGGTGGTGACCGGCTTTTTGGCGGTGATCGTCGCGCTCATCGCGAAGGGCTGGATCTACGGCCTGATCACGCTGGGTCTGATCATCGCGGTGCAGCAACTGGAAGGGCACGTGCTGCAGCCGCTGGTGATGGGGCGCGCGGTGTCGATCCACCCGCTGGCCATCGTGCTGGTGATCGCCGGTGGCGGCGTGCTCGCCGGGATCGTCGGGGCGTTGCTGGCCGTGCCGGCGCTCGCGTTCATCAACAGCGCGATGCGGGTGCTGGTTGCCGACGACCCCGCCGCCGAGCAGGCGGCGATGGAAGCCGACGAGGGGCCCGTGGTGCGGGCCGAACCCGACGACATCGAGACCGAGGTGCCCCGGGAGTGA
- a CDS encoding NYN domain-containing protein, producing MSLTDNMPAPPDAPDNPEPVTPAALGADTAPEARVLLVWDAPNLDMGLGAILGGRPTAAHRPRFDALGRWLLGRTADLSAAQAGSGRPVALEPEATVFTNIAPGSADVVRPWVEALRNVGFAVFAKPKIDEDSDVDSDMLAHIALRRSEGLAGLIVASADGQAFKLPLEDIARSGVEVQVLGFREHASWALASDTLEFVDLEDIPGVFREPLPRIGLDSLPEQGAWLQPFRPLSSLLNSRV from the coding sequence ATGAGCCTGACCGACAACATGCCGGCCCCGCCGGACGCGCCGGACAACCCCGAGCCCGTGACCCCAGCCGCGCTGGGCGCCGACACCGCACCCGAAGCCCGGGTGCTGCTGGTGTGGGACGCCCCCAACTTGGACATGGGACTCGGCGCGATCCTCGGCGGCCGCCCGACCGCCGCGCACCGGCCGCGATTCGACGCGCTGGGCCGCTGGCTGCTCGGCCGCACCGCCGACCTGTCGGCCGCGCAGGCCGGGTCCGGACGACCGGTGGCGCTGGAACCCGAGGCCACCGTGTTCACCAACATCGCCCCCGGAAGCGCCGACGTCGTCCGGCCCTGGGTGGAGGCGCTGCGCAACGTCGGTTTCGCGGTGTTCGCCAAACCGAAGATCGACGAGGACAGCGACGTCGACAGCGACATGCTGGCCCACATCGCGCTGCGGCGCAGCGAAGGACTGGCCGGGCTGATCGTGGCCTCGGCCGACGGCCAGGCGTTCAAACTGCCGCTGGAGGACATCGCCAGAAGCGGTGTCGAGGTCCAGGTGCTCGGATTTCGCGAACATGCCAGTTGGGCGTTAGCGTCGGATACCTTGGAGTTCGTCGATCTGGAAGACATCCCCGGTGTCTTCCGGGAGCCGTTGCCGCGGATCGGACTTGACTCGCTACCCGAGCAGGGCGCCTGGCTGCAGCCTTTCCGGCCGCTGTCGTCGCTGCTGAACTCGCGCGTCTAG
- a CDS encoding hemophore, producing MHLPVKFAAVIAGGAGIAMLTGPIAVAAPDPCAASEVARTVAEVATYTGNYLEANPKANGAITAISQQQEGPQSIAALKAYFDANPQVASDLQRLQQPLVALSGKCRLPVTLPQVFGLMQAAQQSPALPAAQNAAVTATG from the coding sequence ATGCATCTACCCGTGAAATTCGCCGCCGTGATCGCCGGAGGGGCCGGCATCGCGATGCTGACCGGCCCGATCGCGGTCGCCGCGCCCGATCCGTGCGCGGCCAGCGAGGTTGCCAGGACCGTGGCCGAGGTCGCGACCTATACCGGCAACTACCTGGAGGCCAACCCGAAAGCCAACGGGGCGATCACCGCGATCTCCCAGCAGCAGGAGGGGCCGCAGTCGATCGCCGCGCTGAAGGCGTACTTCGACGCCAACCCGCAGGTCGCCTCCGATCTGCAGCGGCTCCAGCAACCGTTGGTCGCGCTGTCGGGCAAATGCCGGCTGCCGGTGACCCTGCCGCAGGTGTTCGGGTTGATGCAGGCCGCGCAGCAGAGCCCGGCGTTGCCCGCCGCCCAGAACGCCGCGGTCACCGCGACCGGCTGA
- the trmB gene encoding tRNA (guanosine(46)-N7)-methyltransferase TrmB codes for MSDYGRMHTPESDLAAPEAPDPEDHPHFHRRVTSFRARRSTISDNQQAIWDRLWPQLGCQARDGDAPAGRLDLEAWFGRTAPLVLEIGCGTGTSTLAMAQAEPDVDVIAVEVYRRGLAQLLAAIDRTSGTDHPVTNIRLIRGDGVDVLTHMVGPGSLTGVRVFFPDPWPKARHHKRRLLQADVVALIADRLRPAGILHVATDHMGYAEHIAEVGDAEPLLRRVEAGTGADTAGLPVSVARPVTKYERKALAGPTVAELLWERTP; via the coding sequence ATGAGCGACTATGGACGGATGCACACGCCGGAGTCCGACCTCGCCGCACCCGAGGCGCCGGACCCCGAGGACCATCCGCACTTCCACCGCCGGGTCACCAGCTTCCGGGCCCGCCGCTCGACGATCTCGGACAACCAGCAGGCCATCTGGGACCGGCTCTGGCCGCAGCTCGGGTGTCAGGCCCGCGACGGCGACGCCCCGGCGGGCCGGCTCGACCTTGAAGCGTGGTTCGGCCGCACCGCGCCGCTGGTGCTGGAGATCGGCTGCGGCACCGGCACCTCGACACTGGCCATGGCCCAGGCCGAACCCGACGTCGACGTCATCGCCGTCGAGGTCTACCGGCGGGGGCTGGCCCAGCTGCTCGCCGCGATCGACCGGACCTCGGGAACCGACCATCCCGTCACCAACATCCGGCTGATCCGCGGCGACGGGGTCGACGTGCTGACCCACATGGTCGGCCCGGGCTCGCTGACCGGTGTGCGGGTGTTCTTCCCCGATCCATGGCCCAAGGCCCGGCACCACAAGCGCCGGCTGCTGCAGGCCGACGTCGTGGCACTGATCGCCGACCGGTTGCGGCCGGCCGGGATCCTGCATGTCGCCACCGACCACATGGGTTACGCCGAGCACATCGCCGAGGTCGGCGATGCCGAACCGCTCTTGCGCCGCGTCGAGGCAGGCACCGGCGCCGACACCGCAGGACTGCCCGTCTCCGTGGCCCGGCCCGTCACCAAGTACGAGCGCAAGGCGCTGGCCGGTCCCACCGTTGCCGAACTCCTCTGGGAGAGAACACCATGA
- a CDS encoding DUF3054 domain-containing protein, with protein MTTDSPSSATALKALAADLVCVVVFCTIGRRSHAEGLTVTGIAETAWPFLTGTVAGWLVSRAWRQPTSPAPTGLIVWVATIVVGMLLRKATGQGTAVSFIVVASLTTAVLLLGWRAGARVLARRPSA; from the coding sequence GTGACGACCGACTCCCCGTCTTCCGCGACCGCGCTGAAGGCGCTGGCCGCCGACCTCGTGTGCGTCGTGGTGTTCTGCACGATCGGGCGGCGCAGCCACGCCGAGGGCCTGACCGTCACCGGGATCGCCGAGACGGCCTGGCCGTTCCTGACCGGCACCGTCGCCGGTTGGCTGGTGAGCCGGGCCTGGCGACAGCCGACGTCGCCGGCGCCGACCGGGCTGATCGTGTGGGTCGCCACGATCGTGGTCGGGATGCTGTTGCGCAAGGCCACCGGGCAGGGCACCGCGGTCAGTTTCATCGTCGTCGCGTCGTTGACCACCGCGGTGCTGCTGCTGGGCTGGCGAGCCGGGGCACGGGTACTGGCGCGTCGTCCGTCAGCCTGA
- a CDS encoding response regulator transcription factor, producing the protein MQDRVDTPPAHGGELSAQDGAGRTVLMVDDDPDVRTSVARGLRHSGFDVRVAATGKEALRLLSSESHDALVLDVQMPELDGVAVVTALRALGNDIPICVLSARDTVNDRIAGLEAGADDYLTKPFDLGELVARLHALLRRAHHSAPTSDSMTVGSLTIDTARRLVFVAGERVELTKREFDLLAALAENAGVVLSRQRLLELVWGYDFDVDTNVADVFVSYLRRKLERDGLPRVIHTVRGIGYVLREEP; encoded by the coding sequence GTGCAGGACAGGGTGGACACTCCGCCTGCTCATGGGGGGGAGCTGTCCGCCCAGGACGGCGCGGGTCGGACGGTGTTGATGGTCGACGACGACCCCGACGTCAGAACTTCGGTGGCGCGTGGTCTGCGGCACTCCGGGTTCGACGTCAGGGTCGCCGCGACGGGCAAGGAGGCGCTGCGGCTGCTGTCCAGCGAGTCGCACGACGCGCTCGTGCTCGACGTGCAGATGCCCGAGCTCGACGGGGTCGCGGTGGTGACTGCGCTGCGTGCGCTGGGCAACGACATCCCGATCTGTGTGCTGTCGGCCCGCGACACCGTCAACGACCGCATCGCCGGGCTGGAGGCGGGCGCCGACGACTACCTGACCAAACCGTTCGACCTCGGGGAGCTGGTGGCACGGCTGCACGCACTGCTGCGGCGCGCGCACCATTCCGCGCCGACCTCCGACTCGATGACGGTGGGCTCGCTGACCATCGACACCGCGCGGCGACTGGTGTTCGTCGCCGGGGAACGGGTCGAACTGACCAAGCGGGAGTTCGACCTGTTGGCCGCGCTCGCGGAGAACGCCGGCGTGGTGCTGAGCCGGCAGCGGTTGCTGGAGCTGGTCTGGGGTTACGACTTCGACGTCGACACCAACGTCGCCGACGTGTTCGTGTCGTATCTGCGCCGCAAGCTCGAGCGCGACGGTCTACCCCGGGTGATCCATACCGTGCGCGGCATCGGCTACGTGCTTCGTGAAGAGCCCTGA